In Treponema sp. OMZ 798, the following proteins share a genomic window:
- a CDS encoding ABC transporter permease has product MKNLVFIKMAFRFLGIGSGKTVSNARKSLFGAVLGIGISIIPLIVVLVVSDGMIQGITSRTIELGTGHLQAIDMRPLSTYKNAETEKDARSLILEFYEGNFIENAWIERQGNGLVIGKNGRSGGTIRAVEPEFFTQNIKALNLIRVISGSLEFENNKSAILGAKIAEKLGLKVGDTCRIITLNKNEKGKTIPRVSAFKISGLISSGYQELDALWVFIPLSEGLKIMPMTSSLTSIVVSTKDPFDDDKMQALQLKLSSILPETFSIYSWADLNRPAFTSFKTTKNILLFIMFLIVLVASANISSAIVMLVMERRREIAILKAAGAHPSSISLAFLLAGLLTSLGGIILGMPLGILTALHINEIFAYAEKILNYLQNLFYVFFYGGGKPLEIHLLDPAYYLEHIPVKLNFFDLYIIAVCMLILSVVVCLVPAVRAGKEKPIEIMRKL; this is encoded by the coding sequence ATGAAAAATTTAGTCTTTATAAAAATGGCATTTAGATTTTTAGGCATAGGTTCGGGAAAGACGGTTTCCAATGCCCGCAAAAGCTTGTTCGGTGCCGTTTTGGGTATAGGCATAAGTATAATTCCGCTCATTGTCGTTTTAGTTGTCTCTGACGGTATGATTCAGGGAATCACTTCCCGTACAATAGAGCTTGGAACCGGACACCTTCAAGCCATAGATATGCGGCCCTTATCAACTTATAAAAATGCCGAAACGGAGAAGGATGCCCGTTCATTAATTCTTGAGTTTTATGAGGGTAACTTTATCGAAAATGCTTGGATCGAAAGACAGGGAAACGGTCTGGTTATAGGTAAAAACGGAAGAAGCGGAGGAACTATCCGTGCAGTCGAGCCCGAATTTTTTACTCAAAATATCAAGGCTCTTAACCTGATAAGAGTAATATCCGGTTCTCTCGAATTTGAAAATAATAAGTCGGCAATTTTGGGAGCTAAGATAGCGGAAAAACTCGGCTTAAAAGTAGGGGATACATGCAGGATTATAACCTTAAATAAAAACGAAAAAGGTAAAACTATTCCCCGTGTAAGTGCATTTAAAATTTCAGGGCTTATATCTTCAGGTTACCAAGAGTTGGATGCCCTATGGGTTTTTATTCCCCTATCTGAAGGCTTAAAGATTATGCCGATGACTTCTTCTTTAACCTCAATAGTGGTTTCGACAAAGGATCCCTTTGATGATGATAAGATGCAGGCCCTTCAATTAAAATTAAGCTCAATATTACCGGAAACTTTTTCTATATATTCTTGGGCCGACTTAAATCGCCCTGCCTTTACCTCCTTTAAAACTACAAAGAATATTTTGCTTTTTATCATGTTTTTGATAGTTTTGGTGGCTTCTGCCAATATTTCTTCAGCAATTGTTATGCTTGTAATGGAAAGAAGAAGGGAGATAGCCATCCTCAAGGCGGCCGGAGCCCATCCTTCCTCCATAAGTCTTGCTTTTTTGCTTGCCGGCCTTTTAACAAGTTTAGGCGGGATTATTTTAGGAATGCCCTTAGGTATTTTAACCGCCTTGCATATAAACGAAATTTTTGCCTATGCCGAGAAGATTTTAAACTATCTTCAAAACTTGTTTTATGTCTTCTTTTACGGGGGCGGAAAACCTCTTGAAATTCACCTTTTGGACCCGGCCTATTATTTGGAGCATATTCCCGTAAAATTAAATTTTTTTGACCTTTACATAATAGCCGTTTGTATGTTAATATTATCAGTAGTAGTGTGTTTGGTTCCTGCAGTACGGGCAGGAAAAGAAAAGCCGATAGAAATTATGAGGAAATTATGA
- a CDS encoding UvrB/UvrC motif-containing protein: MICDMCKLNEAAVSVEQVADGVTKNIYLCPACSQRLGFGMFSETIDISITKLLGSNDIDNDDCKKSGQCPICGLSFRDIESKQIIGCTECFSFFKTEIMEILGKKKKNLKYSGFTSDDQVPETFFETHSSQELREELKKAVEIEDYERAAALRDEIKALEKNHDIKT, translated from the coding sequence ATGATTTGCGATATGTGTAAATTAAACGAAGCTGCGGTTTCTGTGGAACAAGTTGCAGACGGTGTGACTAAAAATATTTATCTGTGTCCGGCTTGCTCACAAAGGCTCGGGTTTGGTATGTTTTCTGAAACTATTGATATTTCCATAACAAAACTCCTTGGATCTAATGATATCGACAATGATGACTGCAAAAAATCGGGGCAATGTCCTATATGCGGATTAAGTTTTAGAGACATAGAATCTAAACAAATTATAGGATGCACGGAGTGTTTTTCGTTTTTTAAAACCGAAATTATGGAAATATTGGGAAAAAAGAAGAAAAATCTAAAGTATTCGGGCTTTACCTCGGATGATCAGGTCCCTGAAACCTTTTTTGAAACTCATAGTTCTCAAGAATTACGTGAAGAACTAAAAAAAGCTGTCGAAATCGAAGATTATGAGAGGGCTGCCGCCTTAAGGGATGAGATCAAAGCTTTGGAGAAAAACCATGATATCAAGACTTGA
- a CDS encoding ATP--guanido phosphotransferase, whose product MISRLDGWYTENGPNTDIVLYSRCDIARNISGFLFPNKISLCDSVDVVSLVFSFFCSLGDSAYFKKLKLRAIDPLSIKLLEEKGILLPDMPEKIEKAVLVHENGSLYIGLNLEDHVNITSFAAGMDPEEVYARASFMEVKMREKIKFAEDRDLGFLTSNLMEIGTGVKFSVLCSLPGVLYSNCLGSVLELTKQSNLNVAGYYSPNSKNSIGALFLISSAVSAGDNEDIQTADFIAGVNTIIEIEREKRKNFLNENTLKVEDMLRRAIAIAQSAKLMDFKEAADIVFKIKFGLNMGLITGITNEECNSMIFKSQMGHLAFLLLNSHMGLADRNLSDFSIEEYRARTIQELCSKVRIIM is encoded by the coding sequence ATGATATCAAGACTTGATGGCTGGTATACGGAAAACGGTCCCAACACCGATATTGTCCTATACAGCCGTTGTGATATAGCCCGCAATATATCGGGTTTTTTGTTTCCGAACAAAATTAGTCTTTGCGACTCGGTTGATGTTGTTTCGCTTGTTTTTTCTTTTTTTTGCTCTTTGGGTGATTCCGCTTATTTTAAAAAATTAAAACTTAGAGCAATAGATCCGCTTTCCATCAAATTACTTGAAGAAAAAGGAATTCTTCTTCCCGATATGCCTGAAAAGATAGAAAAGGCTGTTTTAGTACATGAAAACGGTTCTCTTTATATAGGCTTGAACCTTGAAGATCATGTAAACATAACTTCTTTTGCTGCCGGAATGGACCCTGAAGAAGTTTATGCAAGGGCCTCCTTTATGGAAGTCAAAATGAGGGAAAAAATTAAATTTGCGGAAGATAGGGACTTAGGTTTTTTAACTTCCAACCTTATGGAAATCGGTACAGGGGTAAAATTTTCGGTTTTATGCTCTCTGCCGGGTGTCCTTTATTCCAACTGTCTGGGCTCGGTTTTGGAATTAACAAAACAAAGTAATCTTAATGTTGCCGGCTACTATTCGCCTAATTCCAAAAATTCCATAGGAGCTCTTTTTTTGATTTCAAGTGCCGTATCGGCAGGCGATAATGAGGATATTCAAACGGCGGATTTTATCGCAGGTGTAAATACTATCATTGAAATTGAAAGAGAGAAAAGAAAAAATTTTCTGAATGAAAATACATTAAAGGTTGAGGACATGCTTCGAAGAGCTATTGCAATAGCTCAAAGTGCAAAGCTTATGGATTTTAAGGAAGCTGCCGATATAGTTTTTAAAATAAAGTTCGGCTTAAATATGGGCTTGATTACAGGTATTACCAATGAAGAATGTAACTCGATGATTTTTAAATCCCAAATGGGACATCTTGCTTTTTTATTGCTTAACAGCCATATGGGTTTAGCCGATAGAAATTTAAGCGATTTTTCGATAGAAGAATATAGGGCTCGTACCATTCAAGAACTTTGCTCAAAAGTCCGAATTATAATGTGA